TTCTTATTGGGATGGGCTCGGTCCAACAAATGTTGTTCAGCCAGAGGACGATTTGGCTTTTGTAAGTcaatttgaagaagttgAATCGGCTTATGACAATCTCGTAAAAAATGGTATGATTGCACCTCGTCgaaaaaatagttttgcCTCCTCAGTGAACAACCCCTTTTCGACGAGTGCATTGAGCGAAGCCTTAAATGGCAGTGTTTCAATGAGTCATGTTCCCAGCTCTGGTTTGTTAAAAAGCACACTTTCGAGCACCCCTACTGCAGGCTCTAATCTGCTGGGTACGTCTCCTGCTGAACCGGCAAGTGGTTTGGTCGGTTCTAGTGGTTTTGGTTCCAGCATGCTCGGAAGCTCGTTACCAGGTAATGCTACTTCCAATTTCGGTTCACAAGCTAGTACCTCATTACTACATCCCAGGAGATCCACAACGTCTTTGCTCTCTAGTAGTGCTCATCATTCACGTTCTTCGTATTATGATCTTGCTACTCCGACACGCTCCTCCTTTTCTTACAATACTGTCGGTGCTGCTAGTTTACCATCTGGTGGGCTTTCTAATCTCTCCTCTTCATTGcgttcttcttcaaaatcgGCTGGGTTTTCGTTGTTTGAATCTGCTTCAAATAGCTTTACGCCCTCTTCTTTCATAGAGTCCGCTAACATGGAATCTTTATCGATTCCTTCTCGTCGTCGACCTTCATCGATAGCTCCGATCGGTACGCGTCCTTCTCGTAAAGAGATCGCATTCAGTAATAGTTCTACTCCTACTGACCAAACGCTGAGGCCTCCAAATCCACCGGCTGCCAATGGAAATGCCACACCAGTTACAGCAGTGAACAATGTTTCTGCTGTTGCTGATTCTCCGCAGTCCACTGGCTCTTCTGTTTCTTCTTCACTACCAACACTAAGTTTGGACTTCAAGCAAGAATACAGCGGGAACAATCATGATATGTCTGGATTGTCTTCCTCTCTATCTAAATCTCATAACTCAACTTCTGCTTTAAGTTCTCAGATTTGGTCTTCTCCCTGTGCCAGTACTCTTGGAGGTGTCAACGTGTGGTAATTGCTACATTTTCTTGATGCGGAACTTTCTTGGACACGGAAtagtattttatttatagGTTGAGCTTTGAAGGTTGTGATCTATTactttataattttaattcttttgcATTTGTGGGCATTCTGTTGTTTTAAAGCGCTCATTGGAAACTTATTCGAATAAGATAAGGAAATCTAATATTGGTGCTGATGATTTCTATCCTAATATTGTGAGCATAagatatttctttattttctaaaaatggaaaacagaaaaattgtaacttttttgttaaataagTTGCCggcaattttttaattcgcTTTCacttttatgttttttaaaagtgtTTCACGAATTGTCGACGTTGCTTAAAGGTAtggttttttttcctaAGAACTTTTGAGTGTGGGAAGGGTTTTTGCTTGGTTGAATAGTTTGTTTTGTGAGAAGGTTCTggattgaagaaaatgtcAAGTTACTTGACTATTACTTTCGGCACATAGGTTTATGGTGATAAATCTTTGCATTTTCTTGACAAAAGAGAGGACAGTGGTTAAAAATGGGAGAGTTAGATATTTCTATTGGTATTTAGTTTGAACTATCAAAGTTAGGGGATTCTTATCGTACATGGGTATACTACTCTTGAGTGCATCGCATGCTTCTTGTCACAGCAAACGGCATGGTCAATCGCATTTGAGTCTAGGTTGTTGGTTTTTATGATATTACGTCTGTGCAGAAGTTTTGTCTTTCACAGGCCATCGTGCTCTTTATCTGGATTTATTTCAGGGGGGTGAATCAACAGCATAAAgatgtaaatatttttttaaaattttaagtagccaaatttcaaaatcaattttattttacttgaTAAACTAGATTTGGttagaaattattttttttattaataatttatagTATTTAATTCACATATATAAAGCAAACCTGGACTTCATTGTACTCTTTCATGTTAATTAGTGATGATTTAAGTTAATGAATAGTAACATTTATTGGCCGTTATTTCGCTCGCATAAAGTTGGTACAAATTACTACCGATTCGGAAGCGTTGTTCGCTATATGtgagaaatttaaaaggtGAACattatataaagaaaattagaaTACAAATAATAGATATGGTGAAgattcttaaaaaaaaaaaattaagagTAGTCAGTAATCGTGAATGTAGTAATGCTAGTTAATTGACATTCTAGgaggtaaaaaaaaaagtatccGTCTCCCATACATCCGTAACTAAATTACACGAGATAGCAAATCTATAGAcaatttggaaattgaTTAGGTTCGCCTCTATTGCTTAACCGCGATAGGCACTTAACCTTGttcaattaatatttttagaaTATGTCTGATAGTAAACTCGAGAGAGACAACATTATTCGAACATTGTAAAAAACTTCCAAATTTATACTAATAAACCTTACTTAGTTAAATATCAAGCCAGAAAACCCATGACTCTTGAAATTCTTTAGTTGGTTTTAGCtaaattaatgaaacacaaatttaattaaaaaacataaataaatcaattttataCTCGATTACTTCTACTTCAAGTATCAGGTTACACACATCGAACGCAATGGCAATCATTTCAAAACAGCTTTGtagattttaaaagattaaGTAGAAAGTCTTGCGACTTCTAATCATATAAATCCATACCTCTTAATTATGCAATTTCCAATGGTAATATATATTCTAATATGCAGTTAGCTTCCTACTCCTAAAAGCGCTTTGGACCCTTATGTATTTCTTTAACCGATGTTAATAATACATTGGCAATATTTAATAGCAGATGATCAAAAAGGATTCTGCATTTATAAGTTAATCCATGATACATACAGACAACAGTCTTTTCTAAAACGGAATAATGGGGCGCAACCATTACTTCACTGCTTCTAGCTTATTTCTCAAAACACAACCCAATCTCTGTCCAATCTAATtatgttaataaatttcgtaattagtaaaaaaccAATTGACAGGATGCTTCCAATTATTTAGACagataataattttttgaaacaataaatttaattaataacGAAACACACTCACTGCCTCTGTTTACCTAGCTTGTTAGCggctttttaaaacaatataCTGTGGTAAAGATTTTAATGACCTATATATAATCTTATTAGATATTCTTATCACAAAAAGTAACTATTATCCTTCTAGTAATATAATGAAACAACTAcaatcaaacaaaaaacagCCAGCTggatatatttttttaatgaaaatataaagaatgattttttttaatctataattatttaaattttgtgaGCATTATCTTTCGTACTACAAGACCAATTTGTTagtaacaaaaaaaatctggGATACAATAGCTTACATAGCGCGAAAAGAACGTAAtgcaattttgttttaggATTTTAATATTGTATATATCGTTAAGCATAGATAACAATTACTTGGTTACTACGTTAATATCTCTGAAggaaaatgtttttttgcatatttttACTCTAACCTTTCTCTTCAAAGCtttccttttaaaaatggcGAAACGATCAGTGGAAGAGTTAAAAAGATCGGCGGATGAAGAAGCTTCTGTTAAGCGAAAGGAGAAGAAATCAAAGCATGAGCATAAGAAGCATAAAAAAGATAAGCCCTCTGCCGACAAGGAtagaatttcaaaaaaggataaaaagaaatcaaagaaaggaaaatcaaaaactAAAGAAGAATCGATAGAAATCAATGCGGAAGAGGGAGCAAAAATCGCACAACCCGCGATCGGCTCAGCTAACGCTTCTAATCataatgatgaagaagcGTATGACCGTTACATTAAGAAGcataatatttcttttgcgGATCCTAAATCCTCTGAAAATTTACTTCCAATTCTTCAGTTCGATGAACTAGACGTTTCAGCTAAGTTACGCGAGGgtttaaagaattataaGGAACCTACGCCTATTCAAGCTGCTACTTGGCCTTATTTACTAGCTGGGAGAGACGTGGTAGGAATTGCTGAAACCGGTTCTGGTAAGACTGTTGCATTCGGAATTCCTGCTTTGCAATACCTCAATGGTTTGTCAGATAACAAGTCTGTCCCTCGTGTTTTGGTAGTTAGTCCTACTCGAGAATTAGCCATTCAAACGTATGAAAACCTCAATAGTCTTATTCAAGGTACCAACTTAAAAGCTGTGGTTGTTTATGGCGGCGCCCCTAAATCGGAGCAAGCGAGGGCTGCCAAGAACGCCAGTGTCATTATTGGTACCCCTGGTCGTTTGTTGGATCTGATTAACGATGGCTCGATTGATTGTTCTCAAGTTGGTTACCTTGTTTTAGATGAGGCAGATCGTATGCTTGACACTGGATTCGAACAAGATATCCGTAACATCATCAGCCATACCCCAGATCCCACTCGTAATGGATCCAGACAAACTGTCTTTTTCAGTGCTACTTGGCCTGAATCCGTTCGCGCTCTTGCTGCTACCTTTTTAAAGGATCCCGTTAAAATCACTATTGGAAGTGATGAACTAGCTGCTTCCCAAAATATCACACAGATTGTTGAAATTCTGGATGACCCAAGAAGCAAGGAGAGAATGCTTGATAATCTTCTCAGAAAGCATCTTTCTTCTGGAGGGAAAGACGATAAAATCCTcatatttgttttgtacaaaaaagaagcagcTAGAGTTGAAGGTACCTTGGCTAGGAAATATAACGTGGTGGGCATTCATGGTGATATGTCCCAGGGAGCCCGATTACAAGCATTAAATGACTTTAAGTCTGGAAAATGTCCCGTACTAGTAGCAACTGACGTTGCCGCCCGAGGTTTGGACATTCCTAAAGTGCAACTTGTGATTAATGTTACTTTCCCCTTGACTATAGAAGATTATGTTCATAGAATCGGACGTACTGGCCGTGCCAACACAAAAGGTACTGCTATTACATTTTTCACTCCACAAGACAAGTCACATGCTGGTGAGCTTGTTAATGTTCTTCGTCAAGCCAAACAAGATATTCCTGAAGGACTATTCAAGTTTGGAACAGCTGTCAAGCCCAAACTTAATGCTTACGGAAGTCGTGTAGTCGACGTTCCTGTAAAGGCTGCTACTAAGATTGTTTTTGACTAAAATGTCAGTGGTGTATGAAACGGTTGTTGTTTCCTAAAGTCGtcgttttcttcatattcGTTTTTGGTGCtatga
This region of Schizosaccharomyces pombe strain 972h- genome assembly, chromosome: II genomic DNA includes:
- the dbp3 gene encoding putative ATP-dependent RNA helicase Dbp3, coding for MAKRSVEELKRSADEEASVKRKEKKSKHEHKKHKKDKPSADKDRISKKDKKKSKKGKSKTKEESIEINAEEGAKIAQPAIGSANASNHNDEEAYDRYIKKHNISFADPKSSENLLPILQFDELDVSAKLREGLKNYKEPTPIQAATWPYLLAGRDVVGIAETGSGKTVAFGIPALQYLNGLSDNKSVPRVLVVSPTRELAIQTYENLNSLIQGTNLKAVVVYGGAPKSEQARAAKNASVIIGTPGRLLDLINDGSIDCSQVGYLVLDEADRMLDTGFEQDIRNIISHTPDPTRNGSRQTVFFSATWPESVRALAATFLKDPVKITIGSDELAASQNITQIVEILDDPRSKERMLDNLLRKHLSSGGKDDKILIFVLYKKEAARVEGTLARKYNVVGIHGDMSQGARLQALNDFKSGKCPVLVATDVAARGLDIPKVQLVINVTFPLTIEDYVHRIGRTGRANTKGTAITFFTPQDKSHAGELVNVLRQAKQDIPEGLFKFGTAVKPKLNAYGSRVVDVPVKAATKIVFD
- the rhs1 gene encoding protein rhs1 — its product is MSFVDGVNSWFSAASYWDGLGPTNVVQPEDDLAFVSQFEEVESAYDNLVKNGMIAPRRKNSFASSVNNPFSTSALSEALNGSVSMSHVPSSGLLKSTLSSTPTAGSNLLGTSPAEPASGLVGSSGFGSSMLGSSLPGNATSNFGSQASTSLLHPRRSTTSLLSSSAHHSRSSYYDLATPTRSSFSYNTVGAASLPSGGLSNLSSSLRSSSKSAGFSLFESASNSFTPSSFIESANMESLSIPSRRRPSSIAPIGTRPSRKEIAFSNSSTPTDQTLRPPNPPAANGNATPVTAVNNVSAVADSPQSTGSSVSSSLPTLSLDFKQEYSGNNHDMSGLSSSLSKSHNSTSALSSQIWSSPCASTLGGVNVW